The genomic interval AAAAGAAGAGGAAGGAACTTTTTCAAAATATCACTCCCCCTCGAGGAGTTTTTGAATGATCCTGTTCGTGAGTTCCGGGTTCGCTTTTCCTTTTGTCTCTCTCATCACGTATCCCACGAAGAACCCTGCCGCTTTCTTTTTGCCTGATTTGTAATCCTGAACAGCCTTTGGATTCTGTTCCATCGCCTTTTTCACCAGTTCCTCGATGAGTTTTTCGTCGTTGATCTGAGTCAAACCCTTTTCCTCCACGATCTGGGAAGGCATCTTTCCTGTTTCGAAGACTTCCGGGAATATCTCCTTTGCGATCTTTATGGAGATTTTTCCTTCGTCCATCAATTTGAAGAGATCAGCGAAGTGCTGAGGGGTCAGTTTTGACTCTGTGATTTCGATGTTTCTTTCGTTGAGTTCTCTCAGAACTTCCGTCATGATCCAGTTGCTGAGATCCTTCGGTCTGTTCACCACCTTCACACACTCTTCGAAGAACTCAGCGAGTTCTTTACTCGAGGTGAGCACCTTCGCGTCGTACTCCGGAAGGCCGTACTCTCTCATGAATCGCTCTGCCTTCTCGTCTGGAAGCTCTGGGAGTTCCTTTTTCACCTCTTCGAGATACTCGTCGGAGAGAACAACGGGCGGTATGTCCGGCTCCGGGAAGTACCTGTAGTCGCTCTCTTCTTCTTTTCCTCTCATGGAAACGGTGGTCTTCGTGGCCATGTCCCAGCCTCTCGTCTCTCTTTCCACGTCTTCTCCTCTCTCCATCGCCTTCACGATTCGCTCGAACTCGTACTCCAAAGCCCTCTCAACGAACCTGAAGGAGTTCATGTTCTTCACTTCCACCCTGTTGCTCTGTCTTCCCGTTTCTGTGTCAACAACGGAGATGTTCGCGTCGCATCTGAGCGCTCCCTTTTCCATGTCTCCCGTGCTCACGCCGAGGTACCTCACGATGGATCTCAGCTTCTCCATGAAAACGCGAGCCTCTCTCGGGGAGGAAATATCGGGCTCTGTGACGATCTCGATGAGAGGAACACCGCACCTGTTCATATCGACCAGAGAGTAGCTCGCGCGGGTGATGGAGTCCCCTTCGTGAACAAGTTTCCCAGCGTCTTCCTCGAGGTGGAGCCTTCTGATTCTGACTTTTTTCCTTCCTTCGTCTCCGTCTATCTCCAGGAAACCCTCGGTTGCGATCGGGTAGAAGTACTGACTGATCTGGTATCCCTTGGGAAGGTCAGGATAGAAGTAGTTCTTTCTGTCGAATCTGGAGTACTTGTGAATCTTGCAGTTCAACGCAAGGGCGGTCTTCACGGCGAACCTGATCATCTCTTCGTTGGGAACGGGAAGGGCCCCCGGCTGGCCGGTGCAGACGGGACAGATCGCCGTGTTCGGGGGAAGCTCGAAGACATCCGCCGGGCAGGAGCAGAACGCTTTGGTCTTCGTTGAAAGCTGAACGTGTATCTCAAGACCTATGACGGGTCTGTATCTCATGCTTTCACCTCCGGGAGCGGGAACATGCCGTTTTCGTTGTACGGGGAGTTCTTCTCTATGGCCCTCGCTATTCTGAAGACTTTCCCGTCCGCGAACCTTCTGCCTATCACCTGAACACCAACGGGGAGATTGTTTGAGAACCCGAACGGCACACTGATCGCGGGAAGTCCCGCGAGGTTTGCGGGTATCGTGAAGATGTCCATGAGGTAGTAGGTGAGAGGATCTTTTATCTCTCCGATCTTGAAGGCCGTCACCGGGGAGGTGGGAGTGAGGATCGCGTCGTACTGCGAGAGCACCTCGTTGAGCTCATCGGAGATCTTTCTCCTCACTTTCATGGCCTTGTTGAAATAGGCTTCGTAGTAGGCAGCGCTGAGGGTGAAGGTTCCGATCATGATCCTTCTTCTGACTTCTTCACCGAACCCGACGTTTCTGGTCTTCATGTACATCTCTCTGAGGCCTTTCTCTTTTACCCTGAGACCGTACTTGACACCGTCGAATCTGGCTAGGTTGGAACTCGCTTCAGCGGGAGCGATGACGTAATAGACGGCGACGGAATATTTCATGTGCGGGATGCTGACCTTTTCCACCTTCGCACCGAGTTTTTCGAGGAGTTTGAGGGACTCTTCGAATCTCTCTGCCACACCGTCTTCTATCTTGTGCTCGTAGATCTCCTGCGGAACGGCGAATTTCATACCCGCGACGCCGTTTTCGATCTCCGAAAGGAAATCCACTTTCCTGTCCATCGTTGTGGCGTCGTTCTCGTCTTTTCCGGAGATGATTTCCATGAGGATGGCGGCGTCTCTCACCGTCTTCGTGATGGGACCTATCTGGTCGAGAGAGCTTGCGAATGCCACAAGGCCGTATCTGGAGACGAGTCCGTAGGTGGGTTTGTACCCGACCACTCCGCAGAGCGACGCGGGCTGTCTCACAGAACCGCCCGTGTCGCTTCCGAGCGCCGCGACGACCATTCCCGAAGCGACAGCGGCGGCAGATCCTCCACTGCTTCCACCGGGAACCCGCTCAAGATCCCAGGGGTTTCTCGTGGGGAAGAACGCGGATCTTTCGGTGCTGGATCCCATCGCGAACTCGTCGAGGTTCGCTTTTCCAACGATAACAAAGCCCGCTTCTTTCAGTTTTTTCACAACGGTGGCATCAAAAACGGATTCGTAGTTCTCGAGGATTTTAGAAGCGCAGGTCGTTCTCATTCCGAGGGTCAGGATGTTGTCCTTGATGGCGATGGGAATTCCCCAGAACTTCCCATTCTTTTCAACGGAGACGTCTTCTTTGACGGAGATGAACGCCTTCACGTGTGGATCGAGTCTTTTGATGGTTTCCAGGGAAAGTTTTGAGAGTTTCTCCCTTTCTTCTTCAGGAAGTTTCAAAGAGTCTTCTATTGTGAGCCTTCTGAAGTCCAAATCGATCACCTCCTCTTGAGAATTATATCAGAGACATGTTAGAATCATTCCCAAGGACGATGAACTTTCTCCTGAATTGAAAAGTGAACATATTTCTATAGAATAAAAGAACCTTATTGAAAACCTTTTAACACTTGACATAAACCAGTAACAGGTTGTATAATTCATAAGTGTAAAATCTATATTTAACAAATTTTAACCCAGGAGGTGGGTTTTATGAAGAGAAGAGCGGGTTTCACGTTGATTGAGCTTCTGATCGTCATGGCTATCATCGCAGCTCTGATGGCGGTGCTCATTCCGACCGCAACGGGTGCGATGAGGAAGGCGAGGGCGACAAGAATAGCGGTGCAGTTGAGGAATCTAGAACAGGGAGCAGAACAGTGGCTTATGGCGACTTTGCCAGATGAAGATTCATTCAACAACAATGAATTAGATTTGGAAAATGCAGCTGACATCACTTCATATGTCGATTCTGAATTCTTAGACGATGATAACTTAACAACTTTCAAGGCTATTGCCAATACAACAGAGAATGAGATCACTATCGTCATCGAATATGACACAAATATTGCAAAGCTTGTTTACGATGCTTTGAAAGACACATACGGTTCAGGAGGCACATACACAAGAGGGCAGGCAAGTAATCTTGAAGATGGTGTTTACTACGATGAAACGAATGGTAGCGTTGCCATAGTAAAAACTATTCAGGCCTTCTGGTGGTAATCCCCACCCACACAAAACAAAAAGCCCCCATCCGGGGGCTTTAAATCTTTTTGAGTGCCTGATCCAGATCTTCCACGAGCTTTTCTGGATCTCCGAGACCCACATGGATTCTTATCAGGTTCACGTCTTTTTTCGGGCAGTCTCCATAAGCCACCCTTGGAACAACAAGGTTCTCGTGACTTCCCCAGCTCACAGCCATCCTGAAAACCCTCAGACTTTCGACGAACTCTTTGACTTTCTCTGCGCTGTCCGTTTTCAGCCTGAAGCTCATCAGTCCTGAGCCACCGCTCATCTGAGAGGAAGCGAGTTCGTACTGCGGTGATCTTGGATTCATCGGGTAGTTCACCTCGAGGACCTTCGGGTGATCCATGAGGAAGTCAGACACCACAAGAGCGTTTTCGTAGTGCTTTTTCATACGGAGTTCCAGCGTTCTAAGACCTCTCAAGATGAGCCAGGCTTCTATGGGCGAGAGAACCGGTCCGATGTTTTTGTATTCATCCACGAAGATGTTCTTCATATCTTCGACGTCTCCTGCGATCACTCCTGCCATCACGTCTCCGTGTCCTGAGATGTACTTCGTCGCAGAGTGGACCACCACATCCACTCCCAGAAGCTTTGGTTTTTGAAAGATCGGCGACGCCCAGGTGTTGTCTATGACGGTTTTTATCTTGAGTTCTCCTGCCGCTTCTGTGACCTTTCTTATATCGATCACTTTCATTCTCATACTCGTGGGACTTTCGAGGTAGATGAGCTTCGTCTTCTTCGTGATGGCTTCGACTATTCTTTCCGCGTCGGGAGGAACGTAGCTGACTTCTATATCGAACTTCTTTGAAAGGTAGTTGAAGAACTTTTTCGCCCAGGAGTAAGCCTCGTCCACACACACGACGTGGTCTCCCGAGCTGAGGAAATGAAGGATGGAAAGCGAAATGGCGCTCATTCCAGAGGCAACGAGGCGGGCATCTTCACACTCTTCAAGCGCTGCGAGTTTCTTCTCCACCAGTCTCGTTGTGGGATTACTTCCTCTTTTGTAAACGAATTCGTAGTCTCCGTTTCTGAGGGCTTTCGACATCTCGTCGAAACTGTCGAAGTAGAAATTCGTCGTTTCGAAGATGGGAAACGACAGCGCCTTCAAAGGAATGTCTTCTTCTCCGTAAGAAAACAGAATGTCGTCTGTGTTCATGAGTAGGCCTCCTGTTGTGATTGTGTACCGCATCATATTTTACCTTATGTTCAGACTGTTTCAAAGACCCTTTTTCTGCCTCCCCAGTCCCTTCCTGGTTTCCTGCCGAGGAGCTCTATCATCTTCATCACGCAGGGAATACACGCAGTGTCCTTCTCGAAAACGCAGATCTTTCCAGGATAGAGCTGATAAAGCTGTCTGTAAGGAGAAGGAGTCCAGTTCGGCATGATGACGTTTGCACCGCATCTGAGGGTGATCTCTCTTCCTCCCGGAACGATCGTTCCCATGGCGGTGGTCGCCGGGATGTTCGAGTCTGGAAGAAGGATTCTTGTGAGCGCCACCATCTTCAGCGTGAGGGTGAAGTCTCCTTTCTTCTCGTTTGCAAGAGGTGTGTCTGGATGCGGAATGAACGGTCCTATTCCCACCATGTCGAAATCGTGCTCCTTCAGAAACAGGAGATCGTCGACCAGATCGTCTATCGTCTGTCCGGGGAGTCCCACCATAGAGCCCGCTCCCGTCTCGTATCCGAGTTCTTTCAACGTGAGAAGACAATTCAGTCTGTTCTCGAACGATGTATCGGGCCTGAGCTTTCTGTGAAGAACGGGATTCGCCGTCTCGTGTCTCAAAAGATACCTGTCCGCTCCCGCTTCTTTCCACTTTTCATAGTACTCTCTTGGCCACTCTCCAAGGCTCAGGGTGACGGCAACTCCCATCTTCTTTATTTCCTTCACGATGTCCGATATCACATCCGGCATGTAATAGGGGTCTTCACCGGATTGAAGGACGATCGTTTTCGCGCCGAACTGGACGGCGAGTCTTGCCCGTTCGACGATCTCTTCCGGAGTCATTCGGTATCTTTTCAAATTCTTGTTGTCTCTTCTCAGACCGCAGTAGAGACAGTTCTTTCTGCACACGTTCGAGAACTCTATGATTGCCCTGATGTGCACCTCGTCGCCCACGTACTTTCTTCTGATCTCGTCCGCGAGTTTGAAGAGAGCCTCGTTGAACCCCCTGTCGTTTATGGAAAGTGCCTCTTTCAGGACTTCTCTTGTGAACTCTCTTCTTTCAAGTTTTTCCAGAATTTCTCTACCGGTCATGATTCATCACTCCAGTTCATCCAGAATTTTCTGCAAAAGAGGGATCACTTCGTCTCTTTTGTCTTCCGGGAAATCTTCTGCGAAGACTCCGAACCTTTCGTTTTCGACGAGAAGCTCGGCGGGAAGGAACTTTTCCCTTCCCGCTTTGAGATCTCTGTAAAAGGACCATCTCTTTCCTATTTTCTCTGAGATCCAGATCTTGCAGTTGTATTTTTCCGCGATCTCTTCGAGGATCCTTTTAAAATCTGACATCCCTCTCACCGCGCTTTATCTTTTCGAGTCCCTCTCTCACTTTCTCTCTGATCTTTGGATTCATCTTCTGGAGTTCTCTTTCGATGACCTCTTCTCCCACTTTTCTCGTCTCCTCGGTCGCGTAGTCGCAGAGGTACTCCTGTAGTGTGAACAGGGCGTTCGGTGTGCAGAAGTTCTTCACGAAACCGGGAATCGCAAACTCCATGAAGTGTTCTCCCGTTCTACCAGCCCTGTAGCACGCGGTGCAGAATGACGGTACAAAACCTTCTTTCAGAAGGCTTCTCATCACCTGATCAAGCGGCCTTGGGTCTTCGAGCGTGAACTGTCTCTTTCTGTCCTCGTCGTCTTCTCTGTGAGAGTACGCCCCGATTCCTATTCTGGAGCCAGCGTCTATCTGAGAGACACCGAGCTTTATCACTTCATCTCTGAGTTTCGCGGGTTCCCTCGCGGTGAGAATCATTCCCGTGTACGGAACAGAAAGCCTTATGATGGCGACGAGCTTCTTGAAGTCTTCATCGCTCACGACGTGTTCCGGTTTCTGCGAATATGGTGTGTTTATCGCGGGTTTTATCCTCGGGAAGGAGATGGTGTGCGGCCCCACACCGAATCTCTCTTCGAGGTGTATCGTGTGGTAGAGGAGCCCCATCACTTCGAACTTCCAGTCGTAGAGGCCAAAGAGCGCTCCTATTCCAACGTCGTCGATTCCCGCCATCATCGCCCTGTCCAGACCGTAGAGCCTCCAGTTGTAGTTCGATTTCGGGCCTCTTGGGTGAAGCTTCAGGTAAGTTTCTCTGTGGTAGGTTTCCTGAAAGATCTGGAAGGTTCCGATTCCCACGGACTTTATGATCTTGTAGCCTTCAATCGTTTGAGGTGCCGCGTTGACGTTTACACGTCTGATCTCACCGTTTCCGTACTTCGTGTTGTAAACGATGTCGATCGTTCTTGCGATGAACTCCGGGGAGTATTTGGGGTGCTCTCCATAGACGACGATGAGTCTTTTGTGTCCCTGGGAGACGAGGGCTTTGACTTCTTCTTTCAACTGCTCTTCTGTGAGCGTTCTTCTTTCCACCACCTTGTTGGAGGCTCTGAAACCGCAGTAAACACAGTCGTTGACACAATCGTTTCCTATGTAGAGCGGTGCAAAAAGAACGATTCTGTTTCCGTAGATTCTCTCCTTCAGAGCGCGGGCTGCTTCGAAGATCTCCTCCAGAAGCTCTGGATCTTCCACATTCAAAAGGGTGGCCGTTTCTTCCGGCTCGAGCCTGTTCTTGTCCAGCGATTTCTGGATGATCTCTCTCACCCTTGCAGGATCCGGATTCTTCGTCTTTTCGAGAAGTTCAAATATCTTTTCTTCCGGTATGAAAGATCTGCTCTCCACACGCTCTTTCACGAACACGTACATACGCATCACCTCTTCAAAGGAACTGTTTTCACGCGAACACCGGAAATCTGTCCGAGCTTTCCGGAGAGGGCACCTATCGTGTCGTTGTCTGTTTTCAGAACGAGGAATATGATCGCCATGTTCTCTTCTCTGACGGGATAGCCGACTCTGAGCAGGATATCTTCGGAGAAATTGTGAAGGAGTTCGTTCACCTGTCGGTAGGCCTTTTCCCGGTCTTCCACGACGATGGTGAGGATGTAGAATCTCTTCTCCAAAACGAAAACCCCCTCTCCACGTGCCGGGAGAGGGGTATACTTCTATCCATCCCCTCCCCCGGTGTCAGGATTTCCCCCTCCACCTCAGGAGGTTTGTGATTTTTCTCACTTTCTGTTTATATTATACCACCTTCTGGGAGTCACCACAACATCCCCGGTATCCACATCGGGATCACGTTTTCTACAGGAAGATCTACATCGTCCTTTATCACGAAATCACTCGATTTCTTTTTCTTGCCCTTTCCACCAACTTCTATCTTCATTTCCTCGAAAACGTAGTCTCTCTTCTTCGTTTTTAGCAGCGTATATTTTCCCGACCTCTTTCAA from Thermotoga sp. Mc24 carries:
- the aar gene encoding bifunctional L-alanine/L-glutamate racemase, whose amino-acid sequence is MNTDDILFSYGEEDIPLKALSFPIFETTNFYFDSFDEMSKALRNGDYEFVYKRGSNPTTRLVEKKLAALEECEDARLVASGMSAISLSILHFLSSGDHVVCVDEAYSWAKKFFNYLSKKFDIEVSYVPPDAERIVEAITKKTKLIYLESPTSMRMKVIDIRKVTEAAGELKIKTVIDNTWASPIFQKPKLLGVDVVVHSATKYISGHGDVMAGVIAGDVEDMKNIFVDEYKNIGPVLSPIEAWLILRGLRTLELRMKKHYENALVVSDFLMDHPKVLEVNYPMNPRSPQYELASSQMSGGSGLMSFRLKTDSAEKVKEFVESLRVFRMAVSWGSHENLVVPRVAYGDCPKKDVNLIRIHVGLGDPEKLVEDLDQALKKI
- a CDS encoding TM1266 family iron-only hydrogenase system putative regulator, yielding MEKRFYILTIVVEDREKAYRQVNELLHNFSEDILLRVGYPVREENMAIIFLVLKTDNDTIGALSGKLGQISGVRVKTVPLKR
- the gatB gene encoding Asp-tRNA(Asn)/Glu-tRNA(Gln) amidotransferase subunit GatB codes for the protein MRYRPVIGLEIHVQLSTKTKAFCSCPADVFELPPNTAICPVCTGQPGALPVPNEEMIRFAVKTALALNCKIHKYSRFDRKNYFYPDLPKGYQISQYFYPIATEGFLEIDGDEGRKKVRIRRLHLEEDAGKLVHEGDSITRASYSLVDMNRCGVPLIEIVTEPDISSPREARVFMEKLRSIVRYLGVSTGDMEKGALRCDANISVVDTETGRQSNRVEVKNMNSFRFVERALEYEFERIVKAMERGEDVERETRGWDMATKTTVSMRGKEEESDYRYFPEPDIPPVVLSDEYLEEVKKELPELPDEKAERFMREYGLPEYDAKVLTSSKELAEFFEECVKVVNRPKDLSNWIMTEVLRELNERNIEITESKLTPQHFADLFKLMDEGKISIKIAKEIFPEVFETGKMPSQIVEEKGLTQINDEKLIEELVKKAMEQNPKAVQDYKSGKKKAAGFFVGYVMRETKGKANPELTNRIIQKLLEGE
- the hydG gene encoding [FeFe] hydrogenase H-cluster radical SAM maturase HydG; protein product: MYVFVKERVESRSFIPEEKIFELLEKTKNPDPARVREIIQKSLDKNRLEPEETATLLNVEDPELLEEIFEAARALKERIYGNRIVLFAPLYIGNDCVNDCVYCGFRASNKVVERRTLTEEQLKEEVKALVSQGHKRLIVVYGEHPKYSPEFIARTIDIVYNTKYGNGEIRRVNVNAAPQTIEGYKIIKSVGIGTFQIFQETYHRETYLKLHPRGPKSNYNWRLYGLDRAMMAGIDDVGIGALFGLYDWKFEVMGLLYHTIHLEERFGVGPHTISFPRIKPAINTPYSQKPEHVVSDEDFKKLVAIIRLSVPYTGMILTAREPAKLRDEVIKLGVSQIDAGSRIGIGAYSHREDDEDRKRQFTLEDPRPLDQVMRSLLKEGFVPSFCTACYRAGRTGEHFMEFAIPGFVKNFCTPNALFTLQEYLCDYATEETRKVGEEVIERELQKMNPKIREKVREGLEKIKRGERDVRF
- the hydE gene encoding [FeFe] hydrogenase H-cluster radical SAM maturase HydE — translated: MTGREILEKLERREFTREVLKEALSINDRGFNEALFKLADEIRRKYVGDEVHIRAIIEFSNVCRKNCLYCGLRRDNKNLKRYRMTPEEIVERARLAVQFGAKTIVLQSGEDPYYMPDVISDIVKEIKKMGVAVTLSLGEWPREYYEKWKEAGADRYLLRHETANPVLHRKLRPDTSFENRLNCLLTLKELGYETGAGSMVGLPGQTIDDLVDDLLFLKEHDFDMVGIGPFIPHPDTPLANEKKGDFTLTLKMVALTRILLPDSNIPATTAMGTIVPGGREITLRCGANVIMPNWTPSPYRQLYQLYPGKICVFEKDTACIPCVMKMIELLGRKPGRDWGGRKRVFETV
- a CDS encoding type II secretion system protein, which encodes MKRRAGFTLIELLIVMAIIAALMAVLIPTATGAMRKARATRIAVQLRNLEQGAEQWLMATLPDEDSFNNNELDLENAADITSYVDSEFLDDDNLTTFKAIANTTENEITIVIEYDTNIAKLVYDALKDTYGSGGTYTRGQASNLEDGVYYDETNGSVAIVKTIQAFWW
- the gatA gene encoding Asp-tRNA(Asn)/Glu-tRNA(Gln) amidotransferase subunit GatA — its product is MDFRRLTIEDSLKLPEEEREKLSKLSLETIKRLDPHVKAFISVKEDVSVEKNGKFWGIPIAIKDNILTLGMRTTCASKILENYESVFDATVVKKLKEAGFVIVGKANLDEFAMGSSTERSAFFPTRNPWDLERVPGGSSGGSAAAVASGMVVAALGSDTGGSVRQPASLCGVVGYKPTYGLVSRYGLVAFASSLDQIGPITKTVRDAAILMEIISGKDENDATTMDRKVDFLSEIENGVAGMKFAVPQEIYEHKIEDGVAERFEESLKLLEKLGAKVEKVSIPHMKYSVAVYYVIAPAEASSNLARFDGVKYGLRVKEKGLREMYMKTRNVGFGEEVRRRIMIGTFTLSAAYYEAYFNKAMKVRRKISDELNEVLSQYDAILTPTSPVTAFKIGEIKDPLTYYLMDIFTIPANLAGLPAISVPFGFSNNLPVGVQVIGRRFADGKVFRIARAIEKNSPYNENGMFPLPEVKA